A part of Thermoflexus hugenholtzii JAD2 genomic DNA contains:
- a CDS encoding glycerol-3-phosphate acyltransferase, translating to MEPVVLVAAGYLLGSVLPAEFFVRWKTGRTPHEFRDNPGGGGAWRLAGPLPGLITILFDLGKGALPTAIALRAGFSLPWLIAAAVAPVVGHCWPFYKVVRRDRGGRGLGPATGALFVLAFREVVPAYVLGALAAYRFRWLPSVGLVAFPLSLLLLWVWKVPPERFAAAFAVMLVVLVRNVNLLWTVLRTRGAERPH from the coding sequence ATGGAACCGGTGGTGCTGGTGGCAGCCGGGTATCTCCTCGGCTCGGTATTGCCAGCGGAATTCTTCGTGCGCTGGAAGACCGGGCGCACCCCGCACGAATTCCGGGACAACCCCGGCGGGGGTGGGGCGTGGCGGCTGGCAGGCCCTCTCCCCGGGCTGATCACGATCCTCTTCGATCTGGGCAAGGGAGCTCTTCCCACAGCCATCGCCCTGCGGGCCGGGTTCAGCCTGCCCTGGCTGATCGCTGCGGCGGTGGCCCCCGTGGTTGGCCATTGCTGGCCCTTTTATAAGGTCGTCCGACGGGATCGCGGAGGCCGAGGCCTGGGGCCCGCTACCGGAGCGCTCTTCGTCCTGGCCTTCCGGGAGGTGGTGCCCGCTTACGTCCTGGGCGCCCTCGCTGCCTATCGCTTCCGCTGGCTGCCCAGCGTGGGCCTCGTGGCCTTCCCACTGAGCCTTCTCCTCCTGTGGGTCTGGAAGGTTCCCCCGGAGCGGTTCGCCGCGGCTTTCGCGGTGATGCTCGTTGTACTGGTCCGCAACGTGAACC